In Pieris brassicae chromosome 12, ilPieBrab1.1, whole genome shotgun sequence, the genomic window AGAGTCAAGAGATACCGGAGGCTAATGGAGAGACAAAAACAGGTGAACAAGTAATGAGCCCAAAAGAACAAAGCGGAAAATTGATAACGGATTTGAAGACTCCACCGTTTTCCACGAGGTCTTGGAGTGTGAAGTTTAAGAATATAAGGAACCAATTCGAGAGTTCACGACTATGATATTGGAATACTATTCATACGGTGTGTATTAAGGCAAGTTCTTAAGCATACACCTAAAAGCTACCGCGGAGAACTACTCCGCTGCACGAAAACTagacgatgtaattattttaaagtcaaaactTATTCtgtatatagaaaattttgCTACAGGCCCTGTTATTTCCGTGTCTCTTTGTGATCGAAGAAATTGCTATGATAGTTCTATTTATTGAATGGCAATTAAAACagagaaaagagcgtaccaattcttaaaatatcgacgcactcgcgagccctctggcacaGTGTCAATCGGCGGCGGTGTGAATAAACATCGGCGCTGCCGGATTGCATCctgttctaaaaaatatagaaattgtGATAGAAAAATGCgccaattgtttatttttgtattgtttattattttagtttatagtccttctatttaaaaaatgtaaatctgTTTCATTTAGACTACTCGCTTTTTCCCTGTTCTCCGTCTAATTGTATTTACGTTGTActgaaaagaaatataaatattttacttaaaagtttaagcaaataaacagttttttatgaataaaacgtGGGTGTGGGTACGAACACAATGtcatataaatacaatgtacCAAGTccaattttgttaattttgattAGAGGAGTAtacttttttgaaaatatatttatcttaagtaaaataataatatatttaatgaaataaatggcCATTTAGTCAATGCcgaatattctattaaaatattaattcaagaAAAGACGCAAACCtattgagatatttttttgtattttattaaatttgtattatttaatagtcggccaaatattttatattaccatTGAAGTTTATATTACCAtcataatatagtttttttaaataattcatttaataattagttttatataaattacataaatgatACCAGAGTTAGGACaccattacattattataattagtaatatGTGTTACGTGTAACGTTTTATGTGTTTGTAGAAATGTGGTGATAGAAgtacataaattttatgttattttggTGTGTTTTCTTCCCCAATTTCAAGTCTCTTAAGTGTGATTCATACAATGGTAATCGAATTTTAGGTAAGTTTCTAATTTTCAACATTAAATGTGTTTGTTTCTAGGCATCAAACTCAAATAAAATACGACATTTTTCAagattttatcattatttatacaaaaccttaaaaatacaataattacaaattcgTATTACCAATATCAGTGCTTATATATAATTGCAAAAGTCtagtttttttagaaattattttacattaatggATAAGACTTTACAATTGTTCGGGTAacctttgaaaaataatttaggtaACTAGAATATATGAGGTCAACAGGCGTAGTAAAAAGACCAGTCTTGTCAATCTCTGGACAGTGTGGGTTCACAAATcctatctttattttttattatttgtaattaatcgATTGGTAGTGACTTTTtgcttataatttaatgtacgTCATACCAAAAATTTAACTGATAAAAGTAATGTATGAGTTGAGTCTTTCAATTCCTAGAAAAGGCTCAACTATCCCGTGACTAGGCAGCGGGATGACAACATCATCCCTAATATTTTctacaaaattttgtaaataccgTTTCGGGCTTAACAATGATAATCTAAGTACATCTTTCTGTATAGTATCTTTCAAAGGTTACCactgaaattttaaaagaaatctcCTAATGATCTATATACAAGATGTCTGGCTGGACGCGCCAATCCTTCATAACTCAGTTGAGGCTTTAAGTAGTATGATGTCGGCGTTCTTAAGCTTACACCAGATATTTGAGGACGTTTCCGTAATTGGTACTGTGATAGTTCTGATGCTGCATATTGTGGTTCGGGCTGTATGTTATTTCTAAATCTAGTGAATGTGTAATCTCTGTTTGTAGGAACAATAAAACTAGATGGCGCTCTTATGTTAGCCAGATTTGGTGTGGCTTCGTTAAACCTCTCATCATATTCAACTTCTAAAGAATCTGCTAGATTCTGCTTAATAGAAACTTCGGGGATTCGTAAGGGTTTTCCAGTTGCCGTGTAAGGTTTGGATATATCTGGTTTCGGTTCTAATTTTTGTTTCTCTTGTGATAAATATGGTTTCAAATAAGCGGCGGGTTTTAATGTTGATTCTAGTTGTTCTTTTATTGCCTCATAGTTATCATTGAAATTTCTCAATACTTTTGAGGCTAAATCTTTAGCCTTGTTTTCTGCAACCCTTGGATAATCTTTTGGTTTGTTTTCTTGTGTTGTTGTTGTTGGGGGTGGTGCAGTTTTAAGTTCAGTTGTTGTAGTTATTGGTTcctttttgttgttgttttcaTATTCAATATCTTCTTCATCGTAATATTCATATTCTTCTTCAAGTTTAGGATCTGAGGTTGATTTTTCCGTCGCTAAAGTTGTTGTAGTTTGTCTTGTTGTTGTGGGGATAGTTGTCGTTGGTGCAGGTGTAGTAGTAGTCGTGGTAGTAGTTGTTGATGTAGTAGAAGTTGTTGTAGTAGTTGAAGTAGAAGTAGGTTTAGGGGTGGTGCTTGGTAGCGAGTTTAAGTTCTTTCCACCTACCGGTTGTAATCCTCTTGGTAGGTAGGGACTTCCACCCCTAGACGGTAAAAAAGGACGTTTAACAACTTTGACGTTAGGTCTCATTTCTCTCATCTTATTAACTATTTCTTCTTTCTTACCATCGCTCGTTTTTTCTTTATCTTCATcgtaatcataataataatcttttgtttttgatcCATCGATGGGTCGATCATTTCTCTTCTGATTGTATCTATTTTTAACTGCTTTTGTTGGAGGTTCGTAATCATATTCTTCATCTTCGTAATCTATTGGACGCTTAGGTTTTTTTGTTGGCGCTGGTCTTGGTTTGAACTTTTCTCTTTCAAGTGGCTCTGGTTTCGGACGTTGTTGTATTGTGCTCGATTTCACTGATGGAAGTGGTTTACTCTCATCGTCATCCTGATAATCATCATAATACTCTTCCTCGGGTTTAGATGAGGCTTTTGCTGCAGACACTGGTACGTATTGATACTTATCTTTTTCACTTAGTGGCACTGGCCTTTTAATTTTCGGGGGCATTCTAGGTTTACTAAAAATTCCTTGACCATTCGGTTTGACTAGAGGGGTATCAGGGGCTGTCGGTGCCTGTCTTTTTTCTTCTTGtctatcatcatcatcatcatttcTTTCTTGTTTTGAGTGGGGTCGCTCATCTCTGCCTCTATACGGTCTATCATATATTCGACGaccttcatttgttttttctcttGGCCTATTATCACGGTTATCGTCTAAAGGCCGTCTGTCGTCTTTATCTCGTGTCCGAAATTCGTCTCTTGGTTTTATGTCGTCTTTTAATTTACCTTCAGCGCGTGGCCTGACTTCATCTCTGGGTTTAATATCATCTCTCAGTCGGCTTTCACCTCTCGATCTGGTTTCATCCCTAGGTTTTATTTCATCTCTAGGTCGTATGTCGTCTCTCGGCCGTATCTCGTCTCTAGGCCTTATCTCATCTCTAGTTCTTAACTCGTCTCTAGGCCGTATTTCATCTCTTAAAGTATCATCATCTCCATTTCTATCTTTTTTGTCATCTCGTGCTTCATCCCGAGATTGAAATTCATCCCTTGGTCGTTTCGGTCTGCTAGCTCTCGGTCTTTCATCATCTTCATCTCTATATCTATCATCTATTTCTTCCTTGGGCTTTTGTTGACGTCTTCCACCTTTATAAGGTCTTCGTTCATCCTCATCATATGGTCTTCTATAATCTGGTCTTTTGCTTCTGGGTCTTTCATAGGGTCTTCTGTCATCGTAATCATCTTCGTCAACATCTCGTGATTTTGAACGTGTGTCATACCTGTtatagaaaatacaataatattaaccaaattttctttgaaataaatttatgaatttattttaagaaatgtcTTTCTGTATCAGACAACCTACCGTTCATCATAGTCGTCCTGAGGCCGTCTTTTTCCTGGTCTTGCACGCGGCCTAGTTCTTCTGCCACCTCTGTAAAATTGAGAAACCATACATTTACATGTTTATTAGATCTAGAAATAcgtttagattatttttggCCCCAAAAACTGTATCTAGTTTTGACTTTACACGTttcacaatataatttatattatttcagttaaaattaaataaaattactttatttgactcGAAAAACGATATAATTTCGATAGTTGCTTTAGTATATATTAGGCAGTAGACTTACCTCTCTTCATAATCATATTCATCTCTATCCCTTGAGTAGTAATAGTCATCATCATCGTAGTAGTCATATCGGTGTGGCCTTCTCCGTGGAGGTCTGGGTGGCCTAGTAGTCGTTGTGGTAGTTGTAGTACTTGGAGGTGGTGGCGGCGTGGCGCTGGTGGTAGCTTTGTAGAGAGCTTCATTTCTGTAATGGTAATAAAAATTCACTTCGATTTGTAAACCTCCTTCGTCGGATGTTTTTTGGAAAGTCACTTCttagtttaataaagaaaatctgTTTATCAATGAAATGATGACAGGTTGGCTTACCTATGGAAATAGTTTGCTGAATTTTTGCAGTCTACTTCTGAGACGAATTGACAGATGAATGTTTTTTGATCAAATGCTGTGTAGTTAGCGCATAGGAAGTCATAACGCGTACCGAAGAGACAATGATGGTACACCTagaataattagttataaaactgAGTATGATATATATGTAGACAGAAATGGTAATTCTTTTGTATAACGAGTGCAAACGGTATGTTATGTATGTTTACCTGATtctaagtgataccgcccgcAGCCCATTGACACTAACATTGGCAGAAGGCTCGCATGTGCGGTGCCGGCTttataagaattggtacgctcttttcttgaagtaccCTGAGTCGaaatggttcggaaatactctGTATTGTCGTAATACTTAGCGTAAGGTTATTAACCCTGAAGTCGTGTATTCGAACCCAGtcttatagattttttatgagCTTAAATTCGACATAGACGGTAAAAAGAACATTGTCAAGGATAACGATATGGCTTTGATCCAAAGGACTAACTACTTGTACAAAGAAACTAATTACGAAACACCTGCAGTCATATCTCCTGCCAAATAAGCCACTGCTTGAAAATGCCTGGTTTGTTTAAGCTATTACTAAGATCTTAAAATCGTCTTACAAAAATATGCTCACATTTTGAGTACTATTTCTTTTATGTATAAAGGTTATTAAAACCTGTACTGCAgtgtttaaattactttaaaatagtaagacttacatacatacatacaaatacattCTTCCTTTACTTTGTGACTGGTTCAGAGTTAGActaatattatcaatagtttatataatttaaataataataggtcATAAATACCTGACACTTATGAGGGATTGCAGCGTAGAAGCCGTCATGTAGACCTTCACATTTGAAGTCCATTGTCTCTGGAGGTGGAACTGTTTCATAGAATGGGTATTCGGATAAATTGTAGCCATTCAGCTCTCTTGGTAAATTGGGGTCATAGATGTAGTCAATTTGGGGTATGCCAGTGTACTTTGACGTTGTGTTTGTCTCAGCTTCCTCGGCTGTGGTTTCCATCTAGAAGGaatggaaaatattttcatttaaaaaaaaaaatggaatgaATCGGTTTACTGGTGAGattattgtttcaatattAAGTGTGAAACTTCAGGTAATCatttcattaagaaaaacactttttaaacggattaaagctatatattatttattaaaacttatagttattcacataattctaaactttaattttttttaatttaaaagctatttaaacaaaagacaatactataatcatttcatttcaataatttatctgttttgatgattatttattggtcagttaattttaaatagtagtAGTTTTTCTTGGGAAGGGAAGGttttcaataaagttcacacattaatatcattaatatcATTTTACTATACAGATTATATATGTAGTAATGTAACTACATATATAATCAACATTACACATCTTTGTAGCTGAGTGAAAATCTAAAGGAATGCCTAGAAATTTCTGTAAGCTAATTTTAGCTATAATTTAAGCCAGCGTGTATTCCAATAactttaaatcaatttatagtAATGATAGGAAATGAGGTATGTGTAACAGGAAACGACACTACTTGTTGAGGCGATCCACTTTTGACTTCCGGTATAATGTGACATTGACCAGAATAGAAAGGTTTTCTTCTTATGAAAATGTTATGTTCATGTGATAAACAAACAGTTGTTGATAATCGTCCTATTCAATCATTTTACTGATAACCGAGAGATTCCCACGGTTTCAAGTAACATTTACGGTAGAATAAGTCAAGAATACACACgagacaaataaaaacacatttcaAGGGGCATTTAAGAATCCAACTTTGTCTACATGTGCTACAGTGGTTTTATTCAAaagacttaaaattttaaagttggCCTACTATGTACTTAAAGTCTTGCGGGGGATGAGGAACCAAAATGTTCTCCAAGAACTCGGTTTCTTTGTACCAAGAGGATATGTGTGCCAGCGAAGGCCTACGTTGTTTACTATACCAGTCTGTTGTACACTATCTACACCTTTATATGTTTGCACAGTGAGTTCACAGTAAcgatattgtgtaaattattattacatttcatttttatttctatacaacGTGTTGGCTGAGTACTGTAAGGATAGTGTGCATTTcactttttaacaaaaatcttGTATGCCTCATTCCATCAATTCGTGTTCATGCTGTCATGATAAGGCACAGTTAACTACTTTAACGTTacattagtttaaatatattatatgaaataatttaacacgACTTGCATGGAACAACTGACTAACAAAAGTTCTGCTCAATGCATAAGATAAATTCCTATATAGATACTTAACTATACTTAAAAATGCAAGACATTACCTGTGCTTCATCATCAGGGCCTGACGGTTCTTCCTCTGGTGCAGGAGTAGTTGTTGTGGTCTTTGCGAATATGAGTGATGTTGCTCGTTTGGCTGTTGTACTGGGCAAACTCGAGAATGCTATAACTGCTACACCTGGAAGAAAATCCATTCCAAAGGAATCCTTTAACGTTTGATAAAAGATGCCGTTATGCACCGGGCATACGTATTGCTGTGTTAACTTAATTgatcaatattataatgacTTTATGGTTATTACTTGAGGAaccttgtaaaaaaaactaacgcGCAGCAGCCATACAACTACCACTATTAGGGCCTCGTTTAATATATCGCGAAATATGCTTAAAATTAGTATAaggaatatccatagcgctaaatagcctataattaaaatataataagcacACCTCAAATACATACCAAGACTAACACACTATCACACAACACAGTCGAATTATgtattagttaaatgtatttgatgatttattttttccttaaaatgtttgaaccctttgtataaaataataaattccatttgtgtctatacatttatataactgttaaatataaacaagctGTACGGGtacgaaatataaacataagtaTAATAGTGTAAGAAgcttaatattatgtactttAAGCAAGTAAATCTCAATCTAATTTTCTTGTTATTCTGTTGCCTAACTGAACTGTTCTGggttttactaataaaaccaataatacaaataggtTTACGATATAAGGCAATTTAACTTGTTGATCGACCTACACAGAAGCATATGATTTTAGGAAAATAACTTAGAAAAAAATGTCAAAGattcaaaatttacataattcaagGTTGTATTCTTGTTGGTTGACTTCTGAGTAACATTTAACGACACATTGGTAAATCCACAAAAAATATGAGTTGGCGGTTTTAAGGTTAAGGCCATTAGTTTATTGATTtgcttattattaaatttcataagtTTTATTCAATCCTAAAGATAACAATACAAAACTACTATTATTGTATACTcaattatacagtatttacaattttcttcacctacataaaaagtttggtccctttTAAGCTGgaagcatttcctcgctgtattgcgatatttattcgttgagcgaggaaagcaccagctctggggtcaccggtactatctaccaggcgccaacttaaatctttaattaccacctgtgcacttgaaccacacggctccaaagggaacaaaatcaaagttgaagGAAAACCGACCGATATTTCAGCcgttttttatacataaaaagtcGTAGCAACgcaattaaactttaaaaaatataaattcgaaACTATACCGCACCTTATTGTTCTGTAAAGtagaataaaactttttaatatgaaagaaaatagTTAAAACTTCTGGAATTCACTTAAATGCCACATAAGCTGTAACTTAAATACTTACAAAATATGGAGAAGGCCAGCCACCTATGGCGGGAACGTTTCATGATTGTACCTGAAACAAACAACATTTTAGgagatatttttaacttaaatctCTTAACTTTGATGTGAGCCATCACTGGCTCGAAAGAGATGAATACACATTCAGCAGAAAAATAACGGTCccatttttcaaaagaaattcAAACAGCCGGTAGACCGTACGGCGGAGTTCTTTTTCAATGCCTTGCCGAGATGCGGTTACAGAACGGGCAGGTCACACAAATTATGGATTTGAACTCATAAGCCTTTAGCGATTTACGGGTCCAtcaaccagatggaccgatcaagtgaaaggTGTAAACAGATAAACCGCTCCAGATACTttcttgctgaccacgacacTCAGACATGAGCCACGGATTAAAGAGAGAGACTTTAGCAAAGATTCTTCTTTCGAGACGTATATACTTGTTTCATACATAAAAGTGCGTCGCACCCATGTGGGCTTGGCCTTTTATTTGCAttctttaacaatttaaatgtattcgaTTCAGAACAAAGAACTTCGAGACGTTTACCTTGCcttgttatttattgttttagggCTATGAAAAGTagttatcatatatttattataaaaactataaagtaacaataaaaactttgaaCACCTAAAGCAATATAAGTAGTTAATATTTGCTTAAATCGGTGTCGTCAATGTACTTTATATTTGTCGTTAAAATGATTAAACTTCCAGTAGGTACATGTTATGTACTTCGTAACTAGATATCTGTATAAATACAATGATTTACTATACGAGTaacgtatatatttagtattcaTGAGGACTAGACGTTTGTGGTATACGTAATTAAGATAACAAAAAGAGATGGAGAGTCCAAGTAATGCTTTGAGAGAGAAATCTAAAGAAGATAtataacgatatttttattaacgatACCTATTGTTATTAATCCTAGTGCAGAAGACGAAAGAGACGCTTAATTGTGATCGCTAGATCGTATTTGTTAACTTAACCACTGTAATGAAGTATGATGGCCCATCAGGCAAGGAAATTTTTGCGTTTTTTATCTTTTCGTGATAGCCTTTTATATCTGTAACACATCGTCGACTTTAAGTCTCAGATATGCTATGTAATGTCTTGCCACCGCAATCCACTGGTGTGTACCGAAGTTCGAACGCACGAcgatattaatgttaatattgttacgttttttatagtataaggGGCAAACCGACGgtaggctcatctgatgttaattgGTGGCTCCATGGCCGGcatggatactctcaatgccGTAGGGAAAGAGTGTGATGCCGGCGTTTTAAAAAGTGGTAAGGTTTTCTTGAAGggccctaagttgaattgtttCGAAtatacttcagtaggcagctgcTTCCACATAGGGAGGTGCGAGGGAAAAGCTGCCTAAAAACTTTCAGTTCAAACACCGTTCAAAGCTAGTTAAAAAACTGGATGGACTCCATCGTTTTtcaaccatttttattttttcgacCCACGAAAAAGCcataaagttaaatacaaCGTCTTGCAACGGatactgtaaaatataatttagtttataacacaacactaaaataataaatcattactttaacaatttaatCTTTTGTAATCATAATTTTCAACACACTGCTACCACCTTTTAAAACACTCAAACCCCCGCTTGCGAAACGGTCTAATGTCTATACATCGTTGAGTTTCGCcacaaaaaagtaatattactatttaattttaccttttgaaattctattaatttgtCTATATTGTAATAgcaagtataaaaataaatgttcattaccattttttaattatgctcTTGATGAAATCCcgtaaaatgataattttatgagAGCCATGTCGTGAAATGTTTCTAGGCTATCCTTGAGTTGAAACATCGTGACTGAGAGGATGAGCTATTTTAGTACCACgattatcttttgttttgaaGAATGGGTATTATACCCCTCGGTGTAGGagattaatgattttaaaaggTCAGCGTTGCATCTTGCCTTTAAATGCATATGGATAAATACACGATGcagcaaaattattattcatgtaTCAAATTggtttattataacaataaattaaattattataaaaacgaaataaaatatacgtcTAACAATGATATccaatgaataaatttaaatggaaaTCTATGGTTTAGCCATAGCAATGCAAAGGAATACTTGACATattagcaaaaaaatatacttacattaaaaacatctaatacatttattgtCGGTATAGAACGAATGTGTCGGTCCTAAATCTTGTAGTATTCTTATAAAAGGTTTGATATCAAGACAATTAAACCTAGttgagttattttatttatttctctcaTGGCTTGCATTCGTGaacttttacattaaaattattttgtacaataaatacatactatgcataatatttttatgattcgAACCGAAGACCGAGAGGTTTGTAACTCTTGAACTTCGAAACTAAGTTGAGTTATAATCTACAGGTAAGCATGTTCGTAATGGGAATCCAAAATGGCGGATAGAACAATACGAGTAAAAGTTACAATGCAAGGACGGCACAAGGTGATCGACCGGGCATATTTCCTTTACTTATAAGTATTAAAggaaaatcttataaattctCTAGCGTTGATCTAACGCAtaaggtaaattaaataatctcgtgttaattgttatattgtaGCATGAAAGGCTATCTTGAATCAAAttaaagatgtttttattaataaagttttagaaTGACCCTCTTAGACCTGTTGGACATTGGTACCACTCTTTCCGGAGGGCTAGAACTATTTTTATACCTGTTCGACACATAGCGTAGTGGCTGTttgtgaaatataataatctttatttatattaatcatgAATGTATTTGGAATGGAAACGTTACGTTATTGAACGTCGAATGAACAGcataattgtttattgaataaaattatcctCTTTTAACGTTTCGGTTAAAGATATAACAGGATAATATAGCATTAGAAATACTAGAAACAATAGTGAAAGTGTTCGCCGGAGCGAGACGAATGCGTGAGATAGGTACTCTCATTTTTTATAATCGgttaatattcatttaaatgcATAACGCTGGTAAATGCTAATAACTAAAGAAAATCTTGTAGACTTTAGTTGAAGGTTAGCACATAGACACGTTTAATTAGACAAATTAGCGATACTAAGCAACTGTCGTTTGCGAAGAAGTGACACAAAAAATAGCGAATTACGTTCTCCAAGGTTCTGTTTATCGGAGAAGGCTGGACATCACATTACGGTAATAGTTTTGACACAGTTcaaatcagtggcactacaaccttttttaggtctctCTGTTCtctgtttcgtgataatttgtaaatctaatcaatctcctgtgcctgacacacggcgggtctaaggcaagccggattcctcaagatgttttcgagcgaatgttaattgcATAGAAGGAAAACAGGTGCAcacccggggatcgaacttacgactcaaggatgagagtagCACGTTGCAGCCACTgtaccaacactgctcttaataaaataaatcattaactaattaaatatagtaagTGCAATAAACGTAATATCAGGTCTATAAGGTTAGTAAGGAAATTTCTCTGTCTACATCTACCATAAACTGGGAATCAAGCTTCTAACCCACCACGTCATCATTAATCGACTTCTGACTGGTATGTATGCAATACTATCATTACTAACCGTGTTCAATATTGTATGACAACAGAAAAACACTATTAAGACTTGTCTAATGccattttaatgataattttgtgtaatatCAGCGAGTTTGCatcaataaaacttattagttagtagttattatttatagcgTGACGCGTgctaaatttaagaaatttcaCAGATCAGATGCTatgtttgatatttatttcattaatttaagaagATAAACAGCACAGACATAAAGAGGTTCTATGTtatgtcaaaatattatatattatcattacaTTGGACACCCAGCACGttcagtacaaaataaaatgtttataataacaattatacatcaattattgtaatttaaacaaaagtgataaaaaagttttaaattaaaaattagagTAAGCATctgaaaacaatttataagataaaaattaaacttatagCATTTTTTACACCCTTTTGTGACGCCTTGTTACCCtaatactatttgtattattactgGGCTAAATAGTAGCTGATGAAGAAGGAAGCCATAAACTTAGAGACGACAAATAACTTCCTCACCTTTATAAAGGCATCATgcgtttattaagaaattctgatattgtatat contains:
- the LOC123716978 gene encoding nipped-B-like protein B, encoding MKRSRHRWLAFSIFCVAVIAFSSLPSTTAKRATSLIFAKTTTTTPAPEEEPSGPDDEAQMETTAEEAETNTTSKYTGIPQIDYIYDPNLPRELNGYNLSEYPFYETVPPPETMDFKCEGLHDGFYAAIPHKCQVYHHCLFGTRYDFLCANYTAFDQKTFICQFVSEVDCKNSANYFHRNEALYKATTSATPPPPPSTTTTTTTTRPPRPPRRRPHRYDYYDDDDYYYSRDRDEYDYEERGGRRTRPRARPGKRRPQDDYDERYDTRSKSRDVDEDDYDDRRPYERPRSKRPDYRRPYDEDERRPYKGGRRQQKPKEEIDDRYRDEDDERPRASRPKRPRDEFQSRDEARDDKKDRNGDDDTLRDEIRPRDELRTRDEIRPRDEIRPRDDIRPRDEIKPRDETRSRGESRLRDDIKPRDEVRPRAEGKLKDDIKPRDEFRTRDKDDRRPLDDNRDNRPREKTNEGRRIYDRPYRGRDERPHSKQERNDDDDDRQEEKRQAPTAPDTPLVKPNGQGIFSKPRMPPKIKRPVPLSEKDKYQYVPVSAAKASSKPEEEYYDDYQDDDESKPLPSVKSSTIQQRPKPEPLEREKFKPRPAPTKKPKRPIDYEDEEYDYEPPTKAVKNRYNQKRNDRPIDGSKTKDYYYDYDEDKEKTSDGKKEEIVNKMREMRPNVKVVKRPFLPSRGGSPYLPRGLQPVGGKNLNSLPSTTPKPTSTSTTTTTSTTSTTTTTTTTTPAPTTTIPTTTRQTTTTLATEKSTSDPKLEEEYEYYDEEDIEYENNNKKEPITTTTELKTAPPPTTTTQENKPKDYPRVAENKAKDLASKVLRNFNDNYEAIKEQLESTLKPAAYLKPYLSQEKQKLEPKPDISKPYTATGKPLRIPEVSIKQNLADSLEVEYDERFNEATPNLANIRAPSSFIVPTNRDYTFTRFRNNIQPEPQYAASELSQYQLRKRPQISGVSLRTPTSYYLKPQLSYEGLARPARHLVYRSLGDFF